From Kineosporia succinea, the proteins below share one genomic window:
- a CDS encoding helix-turn-helix transcriptional regulator: protein MSEFGAALRRRRDQVSPEAVGVPLGRRRRATGLRREELAQLAGISADYLTRLEQGRATTPSAQVVEALVRALRLPDPDRALMYELAGLTAPGPDVVPTRIPPSVRRLLDRFDQHPVVVYDATWTLVEANPAYDALMGDTTGWTGPERNAIWRHLHGHRNRVVHTPDELATHVARLVADLRRTAARYPADRSLARLIGELRRGTTGFGDLWDSPAPPRPDPSRRKTIDHPAVGRITLDCDALLLALDDLRVSVYTAEPGTPDAERLALALVLGTQELTRPAARPASG from the coding sequence GTGAGCGAATTCGGGGCGGCCCTGCGCCGGCGGCGTGACCAGGTGAGCCCGGAGGCGGTCGGCGTACCGCTGGGCCGGCGGCGGCGCGCGACCGGGCTGCGCCGGGAGGAACTCGCCCAGCTGGCCGGGATCTCCGCCGACTACCTCACCCGCCTCGAGCAGGGCCGGGCCACGACCCCCTCGGCCCAGGTCGTGGAGGCCCTGGTGCGGGCGCTGCGCCTGCCCGACCCCGACCGCGCCCTGATGTACGAACTGGCCGGGCTGACCGCGCCCGGTCCCGACGTCGTCCCCACCCGGATCCCCCCGAGCGTGCGGCGCCTGCTCGACCGCTTCGACCAGCACCCCGTCGTGGTCTACGACGCCACCTGGACGCTCGTCGAGGCCAACCCCGCCTACGACGCGCTGATGGGCGACACCACCGGCTGGACCGGCCCGGAGCGCAACGCGATCTGGCGGCATCTCCACGGGCACCGCAACCGGGTCGTGCACACGCCTGACGAACTGGCCACGCACGTCGCCCGGCTGGTGGCCGACCTGCGCCGTACCGCCGCCCGCTACCCGGCCGACCGTTCCCTGGCCCGGCTCATCGGTGAACTTCGTCGCGGGACGACGGGTTTCGGCGACCTGTGGGACTCCCCCGCCCCGCCCCGGCCCGATCCGTCACGGCGCAAGACGATCGACCACCCCGCGGTCGGGCGCATCACGCTGGACTGCGACGCCCTTCTGCTCGCCCTCGACGACCTGCGCGTCAGCGTCTACACCGCCGAGCCGGGCACACCCGACGCCGAGAGGCTGGCGCTCGCGCTGGTGCTCGGTACGCAGGAGCTCACGAGGCCAGCTGCGCGCCCCGCGTCTGGTTGA
- a CDS encoding sensor histidine kinase, producing MTSAPPVRAQERSFSWAWPAFDLVYLALMFVTATVRMGGRDYPGPELTTLVIVSWVPLLVRRRHPAAVLLAVVVVEAVHMTTVQTAGVNLTANIAMGAFQPVPLASIAAAFTLAAKRPGRAGWGPGVLAALVLLGTGIVSHGHSLLVTSFVVFDLMIMAVGAGVLVSLRRERIARDERDRQAEIRGEVVAERIRIAQDLHDVLAHHLTLVNAQAGVAGYLLRSDPAAASDALRDIAGNTRRALDELRATVGMLREDDVAAEPLKPTPGTAQLGELLEGFRSAGARVSFGTTGEPQPLPAGKDLAVYRIVQEAVTNATKHAPGAPVEVGLHWQRRSLSVAVTNPAPAGRPAGFQGPGTRHGLIGMRERAVTAGGTLTAGPTSTGGFDVRASIPVHPDSEETS from the coding sequence ATGACGTCAGCACCACCGGTTCGGGCCCAGGAGAGATCCTTCTCCTGGGCCTGGCCCGCGTTCGACCTCGTCTACCTCGCGTTGATGTTCGTGACGGCGACGGTGCGGATGGGCGGGCGCGACTACCCCGGTCCGGAGCTCACGACGCTGGTGATCGTCTCGTGGGTGCCGCTGCTGGTGCGCCGGCGCCACCCGGCTGCGGTGCTGCTCGCGGTGGTGGTCGTGGAGGCGGTCCACATGACGACGGTGCAGACGGCGGGGGTGAACCTGACGGCGAACATCGCGATGGGGGCCTTCCAGCCGGTGCCGCTGGCCAGTATCGCGGCCGCGTTCACCCTGGCCGCGAAGCGACCGGGCCGGGCCGGCTGGGGCCCGGGCGTGCTCGCGGCGCTGGTGCTGCTCGGCACCGGGATCGTGTCGCACGGGCACAGCCTGCTGGTGACCAGTTTCGTGGTGTTCGACCTGATGATCATGGCGGTCGGCGCGGGGGTCCTGGTGAGCCTGCGCCGCGAGCGGATCGCCCGCGACGAGCGGGACCGGCAGGCCGAGATCAGGGGTGAGGTGGTGGCCGAGCGGATCCGGATCGCCCAGGACCTGCACGACGTGCTTGCCCACCACCTGACGCTGGTCAACGCGCAGGCCGGGGTCGCGGGTTACCTGCTGCGCTCCGATCCGGCGGCGGCCTCCGACGCGTTGCGGGACATCGCCGGCAACACCCGCCGGGCTCTCGACGAGTTGCGGGCCACGGTGGGGATGTTGCGTGAGGACGACGTGGCCGCCGAGCCGTTGAAGCCCACCCCGGGCACGGCCCAGCTGGGCGAGCTGCTCGAGGGTTTCCGCTCGGCCGGGGCCCGGGTGTCGTTCGGCACGACCGGGGAGCCGCAGCCGCTGCCGGCGGGCAAGGACCTGGCCGTGTACCGGATCGTGCAGGAAGCCGTCACGAACGCCACCAAGCACGCGCCCGGTGCCCCGGTCGAGGTCGGGCTGCACTGGCAGCGGCGCAGTCTCAGCGTCGCGGTGACGAACCCGGCCCCGGCCGGACGGCCCGCGGGCTTCCAGGGGCCGGGCACCCGCCACGGCCTGATCGGCATGCGCGAGCGAGCCGTCACCGCCGGCGGAACCCTCACCGCCGGCCCCACGTCCACGGGAGGGTTCGACGTGCGTGCAAGCATCCCCGTGCACCCCGACTCCGAGGAGACGTCATGA
- a CDS encoding rhamnogalacturonan lyase: MSPRTKRLVRAALAASCAAGLMLTGPSAQATDLSARGIGLPAQATGLPAQATGPFAQATGPSAQAAGLSHRAAGSSANDVRQSRPQVKAELEKLDRGLIAARTSEGVFLSWRLLGDEATGSSETGLTGTNFNVYRGGKKLATVTGSTNYLDKDGSATGTATYRVVPVRGKQEYGRSASVKAWDTGHVDLPLKRPAGGTTPAGEAYTYSANDMSVGDVDGDGQYEYVVKWDPSNSKDVSQVGYTGNVFIDTYELDGTLLHRIDLGVNIRAGAHYTQFLVYDFDGDGRSEMMFKTAPGTRITRYDKSGRVIGEKYVTISAKDRKAGVKNSDDYRMSAADYHDHLVTLFKGWSQRREVTSGQWPATLEQAFGIEKQYEYPLSTADAEKLVDYFIDVYAPSRSARNQLRNFEGFIVDGPEYLTVFDGRTGQELETTDYKPGRTDDGLLWGDYAMARIEPGNRVDRFLAGVAYLDGRRPSAVFARGYYTRTTLVAYGWNGKKLTENWYVDSGWTPMTNPFNDSPHGRDGTSKEFGTLTTQGFHSLSAADVDQDGKQEIVYGSATVDHDGSLLYSSFDTMPAGSATPGVSARLGHGDAMHVTDIDPTRPGLEIFTVHEGGAYAPYGMAMRDASDGEVLFGTYSGADTGRGMIGDVLPDVPGIENWASMPGGSGALGLHSAQGDLVTNTSPGTNQSIRWAGDGTTQILNGSGEVTPTIDDASRGTRLTAEGTRTNNGTKGTASLVADVFGDWREELLVRTSDSSAIRVYTSTELTNHKLYTLMADPQYRVEVARQQTTYNQPSYPSFYLASDTDWSKVPLLKR, translated from the coding sequence ATGAGTCCCCGCACGAAACGCCTGGTCAGGGCCGCCCTGGCAGCCTCCTGCGCCGCCGGTCTGATGCTCACCGGACCCTCGGCCCAGGCCACCGACCTCTCGGCCCGGGGCATCGGCCTTCCGGCCCAGGCCACCGGCCTCCCGGCCCAGGCCACCGGCCCCTTCGCCCAGGCCACCGGCCCCTCCGCCCAGGCCGCCGGCCTCTCGCACCGGGCCGCCGGATCATCGGCGAACGATGTGCGGCAATCCCGGCCTCAGGTGAAGGCCGAGCTCGAGAAGCTCGACCGCGGCCTGATCGCCGCCAGGACCAGTGAAGGCGTGTTCCTGAGCTGGCGCCTGCTCGGCGACGAGGCCACCGGGTCGTCCGAAACCGGTCTGACCGGAACGAACTTCAACGTGTACCGGGGCGGGAAGAAGCTGGCCACGGTCACCGGCAGCACGAACTACCTCGACAAGGACGGCTCGGCGACCGGGACGGCCACGTACCGGGTCGTGCCCGTGCGGGGCAAGCAGGAGTACGGCCGCTCGGCCAGTGTGAAGGCCTGGGACACCGGCCATGTCGATCTGCCGCTGAAACGCCCGGCGGGCGGTACGACCCCGGCCGGGGAGGCCTACACCTACTCCGCCAACGACATGAGCGTCGGCGACGTGGACGGCGACGGGCAGTACGAGTACGTGGTGAAGTGGGACCCGTCGAACTCCAAGGACGTTTCCCAGGTCGGTTACACGGGCAACGTGTTCATCGACACCTATGAGCTCGACGGCACCCTGCTGCACCGCATCGACCTGGGCGTGAACATCCGCGCGGGGGCTCACTACACGCAGTTCCTGGTCTACGACTTCGACGGTGACGGCCGCTCGGAGATGATGTTCAAGACCGCCCCGGGCACCAGGATCACCCGCTACGACAAGAGTGGCCGGGTGATAGGTGAGAAGTACGTGACCATCTCGGCGAAGGACAGGAAGGCCGGGGTGAAGAACTCCGACGACTACCGGATGAGCGCGGCCGACTATCACGACCATCTCGTCACGCTGTTCAAGGGCTGGAGCCAGAGGCGCGAGGTCACATCAGGTCAGTGGCCCGCCACCCTCGAACAGGCCTTCGGCATCGAGAAGCAGTACGAATACCCGCTCAGCACAGCCGATGCCGAGAAGCTCGTCGACTATTTCATCGACGTCTACGCACCGAGCCGCAGTGCCCGCAACCAGCTGCGGAACTTCGAGGGCTTCATCGTCGACGGGCCCGAGTACCTCACGGTCTTCGACGGCCGGACGGGACAGGAACTCGAAACCACCGACTACAAGCCGGGACGCACCGACGACGGACTTCTGTGGGGCGACTACGCCATGGCCCGCATCGAACCGGGCAACCGCGTCGACCGGTTCCTCGCCGGTGTGGCCTATCTCGACGGCAGGCGCCCGTCGGCCGTTTTCGCGCGGGGCTACTACACCCGCACCACGCTGGTCGCCTACGGCTGGAACGGTAAGAAGCTCACCGAGAACTGGTACGTAGACAGCGGCTGGACCCCGATGACGAACCCGTTCAACGACTCCCCGCACGGGCGCGACGGCACCAGCAAGGAGTTCGGCACGCTCACCACGCAGGGCTTCCACAGCCTGAGCGCGGCCGACGTCGACCAGGACGGCAAGCAGGAAATCGTCTACGGCAGCGCCACTGTCGATCACGACGGCAGCCTGCTCTACTCGTCCTTCGACACCATGCCCGCGGGCAGCGCCACCCCGGGGGTGAGCGCCCGCCTCGGTCACGGAGACGCCATGCACGTCACCGACATCGATCCCACGCGGCCCGGTCTCGAGATCTTCACCGTGCACGAGGGCGGCGCCTACGCGCCCTACGGGATGGCGATGAGGGACGCGTCGGACGGCGAGGTGCTCTTCGGCACCTACTCGGGGGCGGACACCGGGCGCGGGATGATCGGCGACGTGCTCCCGGACGTGCCCGGGATCGAGAACTGGGCCAGCATGCCGGGTGGTTCCGGCGCACTCGGCCTGCACAGTGCCCAGGGCGACCTGGTGACGAACACCAGCCCGGGCACGAACCAGAGCATCCGCTGGGCCGGTGACGGAACCACGCAGATCCTCAACGGTTCCGGCGAGGTCACCCCGACGATCGACGACGCCTCGCGCGGCACCCGGCTGACCGCCGAGGGCACCCGCACGAACAACGGCACCAAGGGCACGGCCTCGCTGGTCGCGGACGTGTTCGGTGACTGGCGCGAGGAACTGCTCGTGCGCACGTCCGACAGCTCGGCGATCCGGGTCTACACCAGCACCGAGCTGACGAACCACAAGCTCTACACGCTGATGGCCGACCCGCAGTACCGCGTCGAGGTGGCGCGGCAGCAGACCACCTACAACCAGCCGTCGTACCCGAGCTTCTACCTGGCCTCGGACACGGACTGGTCGAAGGTGCCCCTGCTGAAGCGGTAG
- a CDS encoding ABC transporter ATP-binding protein, producing MSGQALSQPALVDGAHPVRSLLRLLARRPGRMSVALGAFVLKEIPMWMLPVITAGIIDTVATGGEISTVAGWLVLAVALLAQNYPNHLVYTRNFMIVVRDTGAELRNVLAARLQTLSIGFHNRSTSAVVQNKVVRDVENIELMLQQVAHPLLSAVMVVTGAAVMTAILVPQFLPVYLLTVPMALLVRWTVARRSRDRNERFRLEMEGLAARVGEMASLIPVTRAHGLEQTAMNRVATGVDRVREQALKLDMLNGHTASMSWVSMQFLGVACLALAALAALTGTLPIGPGDVVLLSTYFTLLTQGLIQLLGLLPVAARGVESVRSIAEVLAEPDLELNAGKHAVTQVGGALLLHNVSHRHPDATVDSLHRIDLSIEPGETVAFVGPSGAGKSTILNLVLGFVRPTRGRILLDGADMQDLDLRVVRRFVSVVPQEPLLFEGSIRDNVTYGLDDVPDERVRRALADAQALDIVDSQPDGWDTVVGERGARLSGGQRQRIAIARALIREPRILLLDEATSALDPESESQVKEALSHLMGGCTTLVVAHRLSTIRQADRIVVLEKGGIVEIGGHDDLLARGGRYAALHRAQAG from the coding sequence ATGTCTGGGCAAGCGCTTTCCCAACCGGCTCTCGTCGACGGCGCGCACCCGGTGCGCTCCCTCCTCCGGCTCCTCGCGCGCAGACCCGGCCGGATGTCCGTGGCTCTCGGCGCCTTCGTGCTCAAGGAGATCCCGATGTGGATGCTCCCGGTGATCACGGCGGGGATCATCGACACCGTCGCGACCGGCGGCGAGATCAGCACCGTGGCCGGCTGGCTCGTGCTCGCCGTGGCCCTGCTGGCCCAGAACTACCCCAACCACCTCGTCTACACGCGCAATTTCATGATCGTGGTGCGTGACACCGGAGCCGAGCTGCGCAACGTGCTCGCGGCCCGGCTCCAGACCCTGTCCATCGGCTTCCACAACCGCTCCACCAGCGCCGTCGTGCAGAACAAGGTGGTGCGCGACGTCGAGAACATCGAGCTGATGCTGCAGCAGGTCGCCCACCCGCTGCTGTCGGCCGTGATGGTCGTGACCGGCGCGGCCGTGATGACCGCGATCCTGGTGCCCCAGTTCCTGCCGGTCTACCTGCTCACCGTGCCGATGGCCCTGCTCGTGCGCTGGACCGTGGCCCGCCGCAGCCGTGACCGCAACGAGCGCTTCCGCCTCGAGATGGAGGGCCTGGCCGCCCGGGTCGGCGAGATGGCGTCACTCATCCCGGTCACCCGCGCCCACGGCCTCGAGCAGACCGCCATGAACCGCGTCGCCACCGGCGTCGACCGGGTGCGCGAGCAGGCCCTCAAGCTCGACATGCTCAACGGGCACACCGCGTCCATGTCCTGGGTGAGCATGCAGTTCCTCGGGGTCGCCTGCCTGGCCCTCGCCGCGCTGGCCGCGCTCACCGGCACCCTGCCCATCGGACCCGGCGACGTCGTCCTCCTGTCGACCTACTTCACCCTGCTCACCCAGGGGCTGATCCAGCTGCTCGGCCTGCTGCCCGTCGCCGCCCGCGGCGTGGAGTCGGTGCGCTCGATCGCCGAGGTGCTGGCCGAGCCCGATCTCGAGCTCAACGCGGGCAAGCACGCCGTGACCCAGGTCGGCGGCGCCCTCCTGCTGCACAACGTCAGTCACCGCCACCCGGACGCCACCGTCGACTCCCTGCACCGCATCGACCTGTCGATAGAACCCGGCGAGACCGTCGCGTTCGTCGGCCCCTCCGGTGCCGGCAAGTCCACGATCCTCAACCTGGTGCTGGGTTTCGTGCGTCCCACCCGCGGCCGGATCCTGCTCGACGGCGCCGACATGCAGGACCTCGACCTGCGCGTGGTGCGGCGTTTCGTGTCGGTGGTGCCCCAGGAACCGCTGCTGTTCGAGGGCAGCATCCGCGACAACGTCACCTACGGGCTCGACGACGTCCCCGACGAGCGCGTGCGCCGCGCCCTCGCCGACGCCCAGGCCCTCGACATCGTCGACTCCCAGCCCGACGGCTGGGACACCGTGGTGGGGGAGCGCGGCGCCCGCCTCTCCGGGGGCCAGCGCCAGCGCATCGCGATCGCCCGCGCCCTGATCCGCGAACCCCGCATCCTCCTGCTCGACGAGGCCACCAGTGCCCTCGACCCGGAGTCCGAGAGCCAGGTCAAGGAAGCCCTGTCCCACCTGATGGGCGGCTGCACCACGCTGGTGGTCGCCCACCGCCTCTCCACGATCCGCCAGGCCGACCGCATCGTCGTGCTCGAGAAGGGTGGCATCGTCGAGATCGGCGGCCACGACGACCTTCTCGCCCGCGGCGGTCGCTACGCGGCCCTGCACCGGGCCCAGGCGGGGTGA
- a CDS encoding helix-turn-helix transcriptional regulator, with protein MVRMPLTANEVERGQRLGALLREARGDRPMLQTALDAGVSPETLRKIESGRVATPAFTTIAAIAEVLGLSLDVVWAEINQTRGAQLAS; from the coding sequence ATGGTCAGGATGCCGCTCACCGCGAACGAGGTCGAACGGGGACAGCGTCTGGGCGCCCTGCTGCGGGAGGCCCGGGGTGATCGCCCGATGCTGCAGACGGCGCTCGACGCCGGGGTCTCGCCCGAGACCCTGCGCAAGATCGAGTCCGGCCGGGTGGCCACGCCCGCCTTCACCACCATCGCGGCGATCGCCGAGGTGCTGGGCCTGTCGCTCGACGTGGTGTGGGCCGAGATCAACCAGACGCGGGGCGCGCAGCTGGCCTCGTGA
- the map gene encoding type I methionyl aminopeptidase: MIEILTPTELPAARVTGALVGHILQTLKGRATVGTNLLDIDRWTKEMILEAGATSCYVDYEPTSFGRGPFGHYICTAVNDAVLHGLPKNYALKDGDLLTLDLAVLKGGVAADAAISFVVGESQPAQSLALIEATRTALAAGIEVARAGNRIGDISHAIGSVLTGAGYPVNTEFGGHGIGSTMHQDPHIPNTGRAGRGYTLRPGLLLALEPWVMLDTAKLVTDADGWTLRSSTGCRTAHTEHTIAITDGEPEILTLAN; this comes from the coding sequence ATGATCGAGATCCTCACCCCCACCGAACTGCCCGCCGCCCGGGTCACCGGCGCCCTGGTCGGGCACATCCTGCAGACGCTGAAGGGCCGGGCCACGGTCGGCACGAACCTGCTCGACATCGACCGCTGGACCAAGGAGATGATTCTCGAGGCCGGGGCGACGTCGTGCTACGTCGACTACGAGCCCACCTCGTTCGGCCGCGGCCCGTTCGGCCACTACATCTGCACGGCGGTGAACGACGCGGTGCTGCACGGCCTGCCGAAGAACTACGCCCTCAAAGACGGTGACCTGCTCACGCTCGACCTGGCCGTGCTCAAGGGCGGGGTCGCGGCCGACGCGGCGATCAGCTTCGTGGTCGGCGAGTCGCAGCCGGCGCAGAGTCTGGCGCTGATCGAGGCCACGCGCACGGCCCTGGCCGCGGGCATCGAGGTCGCCCGGGCCGGCAACCGCATCGGCGACATCTCGCACGCCATCGGCAGCGTGCTCACCGGCGCGGGCTACCCCGTCAACACCGAGTTCGGCGGGCACGGCATCGGCTCGACCATGCACCAGGACCCGCACATCCCCAACACCGGCCGCGCCGGGCGGGGTTACACGCTGCGCCCGGGGCTGCTGCTCGCCCTCGAGCCCTGGGTCATGCTCGACACCGCCAAGCTCGTCACCGACGCCGACGGCTGGACGCTGCGCAGCTCCACCGGCTGCCGCACCGCGCACACCGAGCACACCATCGCGATCACCGACGGTGAGCCCGAGATCCTCACCCTGGCCAACTGA
- a CDS encoding response regulator, with amino-acid sequence MTVRVLLVDDQALLRSTLALLFRATPGVELVGEGGTGSQAVELARSTRADVVIMDIRMPDMDGIEATRRITADEDLAGVRILVLTTFETDDLVVRALQAGASGFLGKGASPEELIAAVRTIAAGESLLSPSATTALIARFLEQPQITTEVSTQALVQLTDREREITTLVGAGLSNQDIADRLFISPATAKTHVNRAMMKTGARDRAQLVVFAYEAGLVSPSQRRSP; translated from the coding sequence ATGACCGTCCGGGTCCTACTGGTCGACGACCAGGCGCTGCTGCGCTCGACCCTGGCCCTGCTGTTCCGGGCCACCCCCGGCGTCGAGCTGGTGGGTGAGGGCGGAACCGGTTCCCAGGCCGTCGAACTCGCCCGCTCGACGCGGGCCGACGTGGTGATCATGGACATCCGGATGCCGGACATGGACGGCATCGAGGCCACCCGCCGGATCACCGCCGACGAAGACCTGGCCGGGGTACGGATCCTGGTGCTGACCACGTTCGAGACCGACGACCTGGTGGTGCGCGCGCTGCAGGCCGGGGCGAGCGGCTTCCTGGGCAAGGGGGCCTCGCCCGAGGAGCTGATCGCGGCCGTGCGCACGATCGCGGCCGGCGAGTCGCTGCTGTCGCCCTCGGCCACCACCGCGCTGATCGCGAGATTCCTGGAACAGCCCCAGATCACGACCGAGGTCAGCACCCAGGCCCTGGTGCAGCTGACCGACCGCGAGCGCGAGATCACCACGCTGGTCGGGGCCGGGCTGTCGAACCAGGACATCGCCGATCGTCTGTTCATCAGCCCGGCGACGGCGAAAACCCATGTGAACCGCGCGATGATGAAGACGGGCGCCCGCGACCGGGCCCAGCTGGTGGTGTTCGCCTACGAGGCGGGCCTGGTCAGCCCCTCGCAGCGACGTTCACCCTGA
- a CDS encoding SDR family NAD(P)-dependent oxidoreductase translates to MTTVLITGPTRSLGRVTAEALARHPEVEDLLLVGRRGPALDEVAERVRRPGVRAHPIGCDLADLSDVRSAAATVRGLVEAGTVRPLLALIANAGIASSDGMRASADGHELTFAVNHLAHAQLVGDLEPVLAPTARIVLLGSNTYYANIWRRLMHVPPANWRDPLELAEPGTGSSGMTAYSDSKLAILYYAHELQRRIAPGVSVVVYEPGWMPGTALGRGAPPAVQAVGRALGHIPGVATPERSGPLLAAVAVDARWAHLRDGAFVVRDRVVEVQPLAQDRDRERRLWEATAELLA, encoded by the coding sequence ATGACGACCGTGCTCATCACCGGACCCACCCGCAGTCTGGGCCGGGTCACCGCCGAGGCCCTGGCCCGGCATCCCGAGGTCGAGGACCTGCTCCTGGTCGGGCGCCGCGGCCCCGCCCTGGACGAGGTCGCCGAGCGGGTGCGCCGTCCCGGCGTCCGGGCTCACCCGATCGGCTGCGACCTGGCCGACCTCTCCGACGTCCGTTCCGCGGCCGCCACCGTGAGGGGGCTCGTGGAAGCCGGGACCGTGCGTCCGTTGCTCGCCCTGATCGCCAATGCCGGCATCGCCTCGAGCGACGGCATGCGCGCCTCGGCCGACGGCCACGAGCTCACCTTCGCCGTGAACCACCTGGCGCACGCGCAGCTCGTCGGCGACCTGGAGCCGGTGCTCGCGCCGACGGCCAGAATCGTTCTGCTGGGCTCGAACACGTACTACGCCAACATCTGGCGCCGGCTGATGCACGTACCGCCGGCGAACTGGCGCGACCCGCTGGAGCTGGCGGAGCCGGGCACCGGCAGCTCGGGAATGACGGCGTACTCGGACTCCAAGCTGGCGATCCTGTACTACGCGCACGAACTGCAGCGCCGGATCGCGCCGGGCGTGAGTGTCGTGGTGTACGAACCCGGCTGGATGCCCGGCACCGCCCTGGGGCGGGGCGCCCCGCCGGCGGTGCAGGCCGTCGGCCGGGCCCTGGGGCACATCCCCGGTGTCGCGACCCCGGAACGGTCGGGGCCGCTGCTGGCCGCGGTCGCGGTGGACGCGCGCTGGGCCCACCTGCGCGACGGCGCGTTCGTGGTACGTGACCGCGTGGTCGAGGTGCAGCCCCTGGCCCAGGACCGTGATCGCGAGCGCCGGCTGTGGGAGGCGACGGCCGAGCTCCTCGCCTAG
- a CDS encoding PLDc N-terminal domain-containing protein yields the protein MIRFLPALVELGLLIFCLIDCIQTDSALVRNLPKPLWILIIIVLPVIGPICWLVAGRTWPSQAGNAVPWRSTATAGFPEYERPASYSRDAAAIDDQLRRDQEQVDREHEEALRRWEQSLAERERELRERDA from the coding sequence GTGATCCGGTTCCTGCCCGCCCTCGTCGAGCTCGGCCTGCTGATCTTCTGCCTGATCGACTGCATCCAGACCGATTCCGCCCTGGTGCGCAACCTGCCCAAGCCGCTCTGGATCCTCATCATCATCGTCCTGCCGGTGATCGGCCCGATCTGCTGGCTGGTCGCGGGCCGGACCTGGCCGTCGCAGGCCGGCAACGCGGTGCCGTGGCGCTCGACCGCGACGGCCGGCTTCCCGGAGTACGAGCGCCCGGCCAGCTACTCCCGGGATGCCGCCGCCATCGACGACCAGCTGCGCCGCGACCAGGAGCAGGTCGACCGGGAGCACGAGGAGGCGCTGCGCCGGTGGGAGCAGAGCCTGGCCGAGCGGGAGCGCGAACTGCGCGAGAGGGATGCCTAG